Proteins from a genomic interval of Bombus affinis isolate iyBomAffi1 chromosome 18, iyBomAffi1.2, whole genome shotgun sequence:
- the LOC126926442 gene encoding uncharacterized protein LOC126926442, producing MSKTNESQTSTSTDPTLRTILDSIQKQQESIARLQEDMLRLSMQSDETNRCWVAEIGSLRRTVADLRTGFGSLATDDSGSIITESNESKSTAINRTGSTVRAREPTGLTIPGIPPAHIDTEQPEVEERGYFPPALSTLRVKDAIRCIPMLNGDDDVGVEEFIKEVSSMKDRCYPQHPH from the exons atgtctaagacaaacgaatctcaaacttctacttcaacggatccaacgttgcgaacaatattggatagtattcaaaaacagcaagagagtattgcccgtttacaagaggatatgttacgtttgtctatgcaaagtgacgaaacaaatagatgctgggtagcagaaatcggaagtcttaggagaaccgtcgcagatctacggactgggttcggatcccttgcgaccgatgattctggttccatcattaccgaaagcaacgaaagtaaatcgacggcgattaatcgcaccgggagtacggttagggcacgcgaaccgaccggattaacgattccaggcatcccacctgcgcacatcgacaccgaacaacccgaggttgaagaaagaggctattttccacccgctctttccactctacgagttaaggatgcaatacgttgtattccaatgctcaacggagacgatgacGTAGGTGTCGAAGAATTcatcaaagaagtgagcagtatgaaagaccgttgc tatccgcaacatccccattga